A single Crateriforma conspicua DNA region contains:
- a CDS encoding 6-pyruvoyl trahydropterin synthase family protein — MTHPTEQPVFRVDVSKEQFVFSAAHFITFAGDICERIHGHNYGVRVSVEGPLDENRYVVDFIALRDAVLAETGRLDHHVLLPDRHAQIRVSKDEKETTATFQDRRWVFPNEDCVHLPVTNTTAEELAEYIGRRVIERTFDQFGDHLSWIEVAVDENQGQWGVCRLPWKRPSASA, encoded by the coding sequence GTGACACATCCCACCGAACAACCTGTGTTCCGAGTCGACGTCAGCAAAGAACAATTTGTTTTTTCGGCGGCGCATTTCATCACCTTCGCCGGCGACATTTGTGAAAGAATCCACGGCCACAACTATGGCGTCCGCGTGTCGGTCGAAGGCCCATTGGACGAAAACCGCTACGTCGTCGACTTTATCGCGTTGCGTGATGCCGTTCTTGCGGAAACGGGACGTCTGGACCATCACGTCTTGTTACCCGACCGACATGCCCAGATTCGGGTGTCGAAGGATGAAAAGGAAACCACGGCAACATTCCAAGACCGTCGCTGGGTTTTTCCAAACGAAGACTGTGTCCATTTGCCCGTGACGAACACCACGGCCGAAGAGTTGGCCGAGTACATCGGTCGGCGGGTGATCGAGCGCACGTTCGATCAGTTTGGTGATCACTTGTCGTGGATCGAAGTTGCCGTGGATGAGAACCAGGGCCAGTGGGGTGTCTGTCGTCTGCCCTGGAAACGACCGTCTGCTTCAGCATAG
- the fliG gene encoding flagellar motor switch protein FliG, whose amino-acid sequence MQTVNTDNDGLRKAAILLMSLPTKSAARIMQQLPPRLIEQISIRIAQTESVGGDDQEIVIAEFLTSKASSIYASPGGLERAKELIKEALGRDASELIGNLQQTIESMPFAFVKKVDSQTLMQFIGEEHPQTIALLLSHVPASYAAEVLGGLDSEKQLDVIRRVASIGRTSPDAIEELEYGLEQRLSSMVNQSHTSAGGVESVAEILNVCERSVERMIMESLGRDEPELSDDIRRLMFVFEDIAKLGDRDIQALLKNVETAQWAMALKGASETLQEKVMKNMSSRAAENLKDEMGFLGSVRVSEVESVQQKIVDIVRHLEDTGEISRPTGENEEEYVN is encoded by the coding sequence GTGCAGACGGTCAATACGGATAACGACGGGCTTCGCAAAGCAGCCATCCTGTTGATGAGCTTGCCGACCAAGAGTGCTGCTCGGATCATGCAGCAATTGCCGCCGCGACTGATCGAACAGATCAGCATCCGCATTGCGCAAACCGAATCCGTCGGTGGCGACGACCAAGAAATCGTGATCGCGGAATTCCTGACGAGTAAAGCCAGTTCGATTTATGCCAGCCCCGGCGGACTGGAGCGAGCAAAGGAACTGATCAAGGAGGCGTTGGGACGCGACGCATCCGAACTGATCGGCAATTTGCAGCAAACGATCGAATCGATGCCTTTTGCGTTCGTCAAAAAGGTGGATTCGCAGACGCTGATGCAATTCATTGGCGAAGAACACCCGCAAACCATCGCGTTGCTGTTAAGCCACGTGCCCGCCTCATACGCCGCGGAAGTCTTGGGTGGCCTGGATTCCGAGAAACAACTGGATGTGATTCGCCGAGTGGCTTCCATCGGCCGCACCAGTCCCGATGCCATCGAGGAATTGGAATACGGTCTAGAACAACGGCTTTCCAGCATGGTGAATCAGAGCCACACGTCCGCAGGGGGCGTCGAAAGCGTCGCCGAAATCCTGAACGTTTGCGAACGATCCGTTGAACGGATGATCATGGAGTCCCTCGGTCGCGACGAACCGGAACTTTCCGATGACATTCGCCGCCTGATGTTCGTTTTCGAAGACATCGCCAAGTTGGGCGATCGCGATATTCAGGCGTTGCTGAAGAATGTCGAAACGGCTCAGTGGGCGATGGCTTTGAAGGGCGCCAGCGAAACGCTCCAGGAAAAGGTCATGAAGAACATGAGTTCACGTGCGGCCGAAAACCTGAAAGACGAGATGGGATTTCTGGGCAGCGTCCGCGTCAGCGAAGTGGAATCCGTGCAGCAAAAGATCGTCGACATCGTACGGCACCTCGAAGATACCGGCGAAATCTCTCGTCCCACTGGCGAAAACGAAGAAGAATACGTCAACTGA
- a CDS encoding glycosyltransferase family 4 protein, whose amino-acid sequence MQWMIAISFILSLACSLLLVRIVRAFARTVGLVDRPDAERKVHEKPVALAGGVAVFLSVATTFALSLVLDRTLGYHVLGTIQMRWYVLFGAALAILVVGLVDDVWSLRGRQKLLLQIVIIGLMIGAGTQIHQIGLFGYEISLGVFSIPVTMLWLLLAVNALNLIDGADGMASTVGMIIAIGLGILGFVGASPLSGVVGFALAGALLGFLVYNKPPASIYLGDAGSMMIGLFVGTLAIWSNLKESTVLASAPMAILAIPLFDSSAAIVRRRLTGRSIYATDRGHMHHLLQLKYGPHGLLIVVGLACLVTTVVAVLGEVYSEPWWAMFGVILVIAVLIQTRSFGHSEARLIFNRAAHFIESFFMHPERCEQSKQHRRLQLQGDAPWELVWEPLVEFAKKHDLAKMKVNISMPWLHESYHATWQSVRLPERAQQMVMEVPLFAERQNGDEMVDISVGKLELVALGKSTAIYQNLEDFLTKLDESKAPITKIMLDLERRQLKGKGAAVATVGRPETETSDTVASLSGETAEQPPVDSESHAVSSS is encoded by the coding sequence ATGCAATGGATGATTGCGATTTCGTTCATCCTTTCCCTCGCTTGTTCGCTGTTATTGGTTCGAATTGTCCGAGCATTTGCGCGGACGGTCGGGTTGGTGGATCGTCCTGATGCAGAGCGAAAGGTGCACGAGAAGCCGGTCGCTTTGGCCGGTGGAGTCGCCGTTTTTCTCTCAGTGGCGACCACCTTTGCGTTGTCCCTGGTTCTGGATCGAACCCTTGGATACCACGTGCTGGGGACGATTCAGATGCGCTGGTACGTGCTTTTTGGCGCCGCCCTCGCCATCCTGGTTGTCGGGCTGGTTGACGACGTGTGGTCGTTGCGTGGCCGACAGAAGTTGCTACTGCAGATCGTGATCATCGGTTTGATGATCGGTGCGGGAACTCAGATTCACCAGATCGGCTTGTTCGGATACGAGATCAGCCTGGGGGTATTTAGCATTCCCGTCACCATGCTTTGGTTGCTGTTGGCGGTCAACGCGCTGAACTTGATCGACGGCGCCGACGGGATGGCCAGCACGGTCGGAATGATCATCGCCATTGGACTTGGCATATTGGGGTTCGTCGGGGCTTCGCCGCTTTCCGGTGTGGTCGGATTTGCACTCGCCGGCGCCTTGCTCGGTTTCCTGGTTTACAACAAACCCCCCGCCAGTATTTATCTTGGTGATGCGGGCAGCATGATGATCGGCCTATTCGTGGGAACCTTGGCAATCTGGTCCAACTTGAAGGAATCTACCGTTCTCGCGTCGGCACCTATGGCGATTCTTGCGATTCCGCTGTTTGATTCCTCGGCAGCCATTGTGCGGCGTCGTTTGACGGGACGCAGCATCTACGCAACGGATCGCGGTCACATGCACCACCTGCTGCAATTGAAATACGGACCGCACGGGCTATTGATCGTGGTTGGTCTGGCCTGTCTGGTCACGACGGTGGTCGCGGTATTGGGCGAAGTCTACAGCGAACCGTGGTGGGCGATGTTCGGCGTCATTCTGGTCATCGCTGTTCTGATCCAGACACGCTCGTTCGGACATAGCGAAGCCCGCTTGATCTTTAATCGCGCCGCCCACTTCATCGAATCGTTTTTCATGCACCCTGAACGTTGCGAGCAGTCAAAGCAGCATCGTCGACTGCAGCTTCAGGGGGACGCACCATGGGAACTGGTGTGGGAACCCTTGGTCGAATTCGCGAAGAAACACGATCTGGCCAAGATGAAGGTCAATATCTCCATGCCTTGGCTTCACGAGAGTTATCACGCAACGTGGCAAAGTGTGCGGCTTCCGGAGCGTGCCCAGCAAATGGTGATGGAAGTTCCATTGTTCGCGGAACGTCAAAACGGCGACGAAATGGTCGACATTTCAGTTGGCAAATTAGAGCTGGTCGCTTTGGGCAAGAGCACGGCGATTTACCAAAACCTGGAAGATTTCCTGACCAAATTGGACGAGAGCAAGGCGCCGATCACCAAGATCATGCTGGACTTGGAACGCCGCCAACTGAAGGGCAAGGGCGCAGCGGTCGCTACAGTTGGCCGTCCTGAAACCGAGACTTCCGATACTGTGGCTTCCCTGTCCGGCGAAACTGCCGAACAGCCTCCAGTGGATTCCGAATCCCACGCGGTATCGTCGTCTTAG
- a CDS encoding polysaccharide biosynthesis/export family protein translates to MTKTLSAGRRIHRCIRTLRTAATALAAGVAVTAITGCSTLTQPINGVPANRLPPEFFPEPKNDLVPVDISLLSLEPPREYLLDGGDILGVYIEGVLPFNPPNEPPEPPPVNFPEADNTLPPSIGYPIAIQDDGTLALPLIEPLDVSGLTLEQVRDKIRDAYIDEEILIEEKARPIVTLIQKRTYNIIVIREDGLGDGRTSRGLQSQDVASQFIRGGSDRSGSGSMVKLNAYENDILHALVETGGLPGLNAKNQVKVLRANRANQEKYREFVKQFYAQQECLQRDPCYCPPELPEDPSILKVPLRVRPGEFPDISDEDITLNDGDIVYIESRETEVFYTGGLLPGGEFPLPRDYDLDVLGALALAGAGVGGTAQNSGGGISLGRSPVAGVPPGRVYILRKLPCNQQVAIEVDISEATNNPSARVLIQPGDVVLLQYKCEEEIINAGIGTFFTFGIAEILRN, encoded by the coding sequence ATGACTAAGACACTTTCAGCCGGCCGGCGGATCCATCGCTGCATCAGGACGCTGCGAACCGCCGCAACCGCGCTTGCCGCCGGCGTCGCCGTGACGGCAATCACCGGCTGCAGCACGTTGACTCAACCGATCAACGGGGTGCCCGCGAATCGCCTGCCTCCGGAATTTTTCCCGGAGCCTAAAAACGACTTGGTCCCGGTCGACATCTCATTGCTGTCACTGGAACCACCGCGTGAATACTTGCTGGACGGTGGGGATATTTTGGGCGTGTACATCGAAGGCGTCCTGCCTTTCAACCCGCCCAACGAGCCGCCGGAACCGCCGCCGGTGAACTTCCCGGAAGCCGACAACACGCTGCCGCCATCGATCGGTTATCCGATCGCCATCCAAGACGATGGTACGCTGGCGCTGCCGTTGATCGAGCCGTTGGATGTTTCCGGTCTGACCCTGGAACAAGTGCGTGACAAGATCCGCGACGCCTACATCGATGAAGAAATCTTGATCGAAGAAAAGGCTCGTCCGATCGTCACGCTGATCCAAAAGCGGACCTACAACATCATCGTCATCCGTGAAGACGGACTGGGTGATGGTCGTACGAGCCGAGGTCTGCAGTCACAAGACGTCGCATCGCAGTTCATCCGTGGCGGTAGCGACCGCAGCGGTAGCGGTTCGATGGTCAAGCTGAATGCGTACGAGAACGACATCTTGCATGCATTGGTCGAAACCGGCGGCCTGCCAGGCTTGAACGCCAAAAACCAGGTCAAAGTGTTGCGGGCTAATCGTGCGAACCAAGAGAAGTATCGCGAGTTCGTCAAACAGTTCTATGCACAGCAAGAGTGTTTGCAACGCGACCCGTGCTACTGTCCGCCGGAACTTCCGGAAGACCCGTCGATCTTGAAGGTGCCGCTACGTGTTCGTCCGGGTGAATTCCCCGACATCAGCGATGAAGACATCACGCTGAATGATGGCGATATCGTGTACATCGAATCGCGTGAAACGGAAGTCTTCTACACCGGTGGTTTGTTGCCGGGTGGTGAATTCCCGCTGCCTCGTGACTATGACTTGGACGTGCTTGGTGCATTGGCCCTGGCCGGAGCCGGAGTCGGTGGTACGGCCCAAAACAGTGGTGGTGGAATCAGCCTTGGCCGTTCGCCGGTCGCTGGTGTACCGCCGGGACGCGTCTACATTCTTCGTAAGCTGCCTTGTAACCAGCAAGTTGCCATCGAAGTTGACATCTCCGAGGCGACCAACAATCCGTCGGCTCGGGTGCTGATTCAACCGGGCGACGTGGTACTGCTGCAGTACAAGTGCGAGGAAGAAATCATCAACGCCGGTATCGGAACGTTCTTCACCTTCGGGATTGCTGAGATCCTGAGGAACTAA